In a genomic window of Periophthalmus magnuspinnatus isolate fPerMag1 chromosome 3, fPerMag1.2.pri, whole genome shotgun sequence:
- the kiaa0895l gene encoding mucin-2: MLLVSAPISIKHFKRKYLHLRKTPQHDMETPTSVSKTKMASPSTPQPPPPPVSNHSNILEAFKTPENAMKTQLSPVQCAPHDINNMEGALQSSIVKNAAMLPSVPQNDKISPTCLPDISKDYNISPIVAKKSALLDRNALEMPSVTTNNLEISTLKGFDMASSNEIETRLSPQSDLNSVSEAKNAMGVVLTCHDRLETALTPRNIIEYKSMDNIESKNMDSLTKQVSETGLTMMSKSNMVSSASLPENVRSKPTVLANQNDTEFISTAGQLDSLNGTQSSLSPNCEHILICSTNQSGLRNSINMKNGSKFSLMPKNNMDAASLVSQEIKNEELTTDFNSKLSLMDKNVSEGIKSIGETTDKPNHLDLPLNNMDAFSSRAKTKIETRAKSTSKSPLVEKTIKSPTKINTSASQSRSKSDLMSKRVSESPTKPKIISKSPSRDKMDKKLFRYTIAGLSGPGALQIKMADEALMPKSTMALPSKPKAITKSPSTDKMPLRSTSDMSSVPQYKMATESSMAKTNLATPSKRKTVSRCSSVDKSPVKNPSELSPVPQNKMQDSAFLPKTNMATPPNTRTISRTPSTDKMDVITNKNASELSVTPQNKMADACLVPQPITTSPTKPKASSKSDKTVSKKILRKESSCPSEPSPVSVSDQRQSLRPPWRGGAWTPSRSQTSPSLTQSGYIRRSESSMSVNAGLRSRAGLIRPATSLPHIPKASSSSRPCLLVALRPTNLQQEKNEFFQSGFKYDPQFEYEEAELSAVLEKYREGSDLFLQQAVGIMECVLRKYGSYESFEEATGGAILPKSQVWAAVRKYLQKEGCVGEVVVRLSDELLSQAVMVVENCRPTLTINLSGARQHWLEGMLRHEIGTHYLRGVNNSLQPWSSSEQRKALGLKGANPTEEGLASLHSVLLRKQPFLWRAALLYYTVHHASHMSFSQLFHHIQRFVSSPEVRWEYCLRAKRGQTDTSKPGCFSKDQVYLDGILRILRHRRNIDFQLLTALGKVSFEDVERLRSLAVLSRTRIPHFMTDPDKYLSHLDHILYMNELSDEELERLLP, from the exons ATGCTTCTGGTCTCTGCACCAATCAGCATCAAGCATTTCAAGAGGAAGTATCTGCATTTGAGGAAGACTCCCCAACATGACATGGAGACCCCAACTTCAGTGTCCAAAACAAAGATGGCATCGCCTTCAACCCCTCAGCCCCCCCCTCCACCTGTTTCAAACCATTCAAATATTTTAGAGGCCTTTAAAACTCCTGAAAACGCTATGAAAACACAACTTTCACCAGTCCAATGTGCACCCCACGACATTAACAATATGGAAGGCGCTTTGCAATCTAGTATAGTTAAAAATGCCGCCATGTTGCCTTCAGTGccccaaaatgacaaaatatctcCCACATGTTTACCTGACATATCCAAGGACTACAACATATCGCCTATAGTTGCTAAAAAATCTGCTTTATTAGACAGAAATGCTTTGGAGATGCCCTCAGTAACCACGAATAATTTGGAAATTTCTACACTGAAAGGATTTGACATGGCTTCTTCAAATGAAATTGAAACTAGATTATCACCGCAAAGTGACTTAAATTCTGTGTCAGAGGCTAAAAATGCAATGGGAGTGGTCCTAACATGTCACGATAGACTAGAAACGGCACTGACACCAAGAAATATCATTGAGTACAAGTCTATGGACAATATCGAAAGCAAAAACATGGACAGTTTAACAAAGCAAGTTTCTGAGACTGGTTTAACTATGATGTCCAAAAGCAATATGGTTTCCTCAGCTTCACTGCCCGAAAATGTGAGGAGTAAGCCTACAGTGTTAGCCAATCAAAACGATACAGAATTTATTTCAACTGCTGGACAATTGGACTCCTTAAATGGAACGCAGTCATCTTTATCGCCAAATTgtgaacacattttaatttgttcaaCAAATCAGAGTGGTCTTAGAAATagtataaatatgaaaaatggtAGTAAGTTTTCATTAATGCCTAAAAACAACATGGACGCTGCTTCTTTGGTCTCtcaagaaataaaaaatgaagaGTTGACTACTGATTTTAACTCAAAATTATCGTTGATGGATAAAAATGTCTCAGAGGGTATTAAAAGTATAGGAGAAACCACTGATAAACCCAATCATTTGGATTTGCCACTAAACAATATGGATGCATTTTCTTCAAGGGCTAAAACCAAAATTGAAACAAGAGCAAAGTCCACTTCAAAATCTCCATTAGTTGAGAAAACTATCAAATCGCCGACTAAAATAAATACCAGCGCGTCCcaaagcaggagtaaaagtgATTTAATGTCTAAAAGAGTTTCAGAATCTCCAACAAAACccaaaattatttcaaaatccCCCTCACGtgacaaaatggacaaaaagctgtTTAGATATACGATTGCTGGGTTGTCTGGACCAGGAGCACTTCAAATCAAAATGGCAGATGAGGCTTTAATGCCCAAAAGTACTATGGCATTACCTTCAAAACCTAAAGCAATTACAAAATCTCCGTCAACGGACAAAATGCCATTAAGATCAACTAGTGACATGTCTTCAGTGCCTCAATACAAGATGGCGACTGAATCTTCAATGGCCAAAACAAATCTAGCAACCCCATCCAAACGCAAGACCGTTTCGAGATGTTCTTCAGTTGATAAAAGTCCTGTCAAAAATCCAAGTGAACTGTCTCCAGTGCCCCAAAACAAGATGCAGGACAGTGCTTTTTTGCCCAAAACCAATATGGCAACTCCACCAAACACCAGGACTATCTCAAGAACTCCTTCCACTGACAAAATGGATGTAATCACAAACAAAAATGCTAGTGAATTATCTGTAACGCCCCAAAACAAGATGGCGGATGCATGTTTAGTGCCTCAACCCATTACAACATCTCCAACAAAACCCAAAGCTAGTTCAAAATCTGACAAAACTGTCTCTAAAAAGATATTGAGGAAGGAGTCGTCTTGTCCATCTGAGCCTTCTCCAGTGTCAGTTTCTGACCAGCGGCAATCTTTGAGACCTCCGTGGCGGGGCGGAGCTTGGACCCCCTCCCGAAGCCAGACCAGTCCCAGTCTGACCCAGTCCGGGTATATTCGGCGCAGTGAGAGTTCCATGTCAGTCAACGCAGGGTTAAGGAGCAGAGCAGGTTTGATTCGCCCAGCCACGTCTCTGCCTCACATCCCCAAAGCTTCCTCCAGTTCTCGGCCTTGCCTCCTGGTGGCGCTGCGACCCACAAATCTGCAGCAGGAGAAGAATGAGTTCTTTCAGTCGGGTTTTAAATACGATCCGCAGTTTGAGTATGAGGAGGCGGAGTTGTCTGCTGTACTGGAGAAGTACAGAGAGGGATCAGACCTATTCTTACAACAG GCCGTGGGGATCATGGAGTGTGTGTTGAGGAAGTACGGCTCTTATGAAAGCTTTGAGGAGGCAACTGGAGGAGCCATTTTACCCAAGAGCCAGGTGTGGGCAGCGGTGAGGAAGTACCTGCAGAAGGAGGGCTGCGTAGGAGAG gTTGTTGTCCGCCTGTCAGATGAACTCCTGTCTCAGGCTGTGATGGTGGTAGAAAACTGTCGTCCAACTTTGACCATAAACCTCTCTGGGGCGCGACAGCACTGGCTCGAGGGAATGCTCCGCCATGAGATCG GTACACATTACCTGCGTGGAGTGAACAACAGCCTGCAGCCGTGGTCTTCCTCAGAGCAGCGTAAGGCTCTGGGTCTGAAAGGAGCTAACCCCACAGAGGAGGGCCTAGCCTCTCTACACAGTGTCCTGCTCCGGAAGCAGCCTTTCCTCTGGAGAGCAGCTCTACTTTACTACACCGTGCACCACGCCTCACACATGAGCTTCAGTCAACTGTTCCACCACATCCAGAGGTTTGTGAGCAGCCCCGAGGTGCGATGGGAGTACTGCCTACGAGCCAAGAGAGGGCAGACCGACACCTCCAAGCCAG GCTGCTTCAGTAAAGACCAGGTTTATCTGGACGGGATTTTGAGGATTCTGAGACATCGAAGAAACATCGACTTCCAACTGCTCACAGCTCTGGGAAAG GTGTCTTTCGAGGACGTGGAGAGGCTGCGTTCTCTGGCTGTTCTCTCTCGCACCAGAATCCCTCACTTCATGACCGACCCGGACAAATATCTGTCTCATCTTGATCACATCCTCTACATGAACGAGCTGAGTGACGAAGAGCTGGAGAGACTGCTACCCTGA